One genomic region from Natrinema caseinilyticum encodes:
- the dpsA gene encoding DNA starvation/stationary phase protection protein DpsA: protein MSTQKTVRQQAGTVEENALRLDQDKAEQIVEALNTELANAYVLYHQLKKHHWVVEGAEFLPLHEFLEEAYEHVEEGADIIAERAQALGGVPVSGPANQEQRATVEFEGEDVYDVRTMFENDLEMYGDIIESMRDSIELAENLGDHASAEILREILVTIEEDGHHFEHYLEDDTLVLEEATH from the coding sequence ATGAGTACGCAAAAGACCGTCCGTCAACAGGCAGGCACCGTCGAGGAGAACGCGCTTCGTCTCGATCAAGACAAAGCCGAGCAAATCGTCGAGGCGCTGAATACGGAACTGGCCAACGCCTACGTCCTCTACCACCAGCTGAAAAAGCACCACTGGGTCGTCGAAGGCGCAGAGTTCCTCCCCCTCCACGAGTTCCTCGAGGAGGCATACGAACACGTCGAAGAAGGCGCGGACATCATCGCCGAACGCGCCCAGGCGCTCGGCGGCGTCCCCGTCTCGGGCCCGGCGAACCAGGAGCAGCGCGCGACCGTCGAATTCGAAGGCGAAGACGTCTACGACGTCCGCACGATGTTCGAAAACGACCTCGAGATGTACGGGGACATCATCGAGTCGATGCGCGACAGCATCGAACTCGCCGAAAATCTCGGCGACCACGCATCGGCCGAGATCCTGCGCGAAATCCTCGTCACGATCGAAGAAGACGGTCACCACTTCGAACACTACCTCGAAGACGACACGCTGGTGCTCGAGGAAGCGACGCACTGA